A genomic window from Candidatus Kouleothrix ribensis includes:
- a CDS encoding PD40 domain-containing protein, which yields MNEHPAHARPYLRTPRVAPDGSRIAFVYAYDIWLAPIDGGNAERLTLHRAGHTSPCWSPDGRQLAFSSWRAGPLDVYALTLDGAAPRRITAHSGANQAEAWSADGAQIFFSSWREQQGSAIYRVEAAGDTPIRWLSQPYEQINHLSVSPDGQALAFNIVRDAWWRRGPNPYGGAELWIVSNAPGASDYRRLSEYAGLNRWPLWAPDAGGLYFVSDRDGTENIWFQPIARGPAEQITRFTEGRLLWPSISADGATIVFEREFAIWRLDLASRTAAPVPIRLGADTRIGPASVETLNRASELALAPDGKKIAFAAHGEVFADFADKETDKEQRQGVSFRITNTPFREQGIDWAPDSRALAYTSDRHGDEEIYRYDFTARAETRLTTSQRPKHMPVHSPDGKWIAYACGDDEIRLIGVASGEDRAFVRATLDHSQFAWSPDSAWLVFTAEDSHQFENLYVQHIEATSARQITFLSNLQSVGPIWSPNGRFIIFTTYQDRDERQIARVDLRPPTPFFREAEFDKLFDAKESRPETPEPAPAPTPQPEHYPTPQPEPLESPAGTPTPPEPPEPPASAPALDEPAAPSTKPPAAAGVQIVFEGIERRLRLITPPQMNASAQCISPDSRDLIFRATVAGKANLWTMPLDEARQQHAPRQLTSGPAAKWDAQFAPDGKSFYCLDDGKVVVRKFPGGEATQLPISAEVSIDFQREKHQIFDECWRLLRDRFYDPTFRGLDWNAVRAQFAAPVAGAQTTGELHEIIRLMIGELRASHLGIGGGGGDSQYGYTGLLFDPAEQARSGRLVVAAIVPDSPAALAADDQPIAIGDELVAVQGVALQPGDNLDAQMDRTVGRRLLLRLAAPGGGAAREVAIRPIAAGAYGDLRYREWVYANEAYVHRISGGRLGYVHIRRMNYEAYQQFMVDLDSETYSKAGVVIDIRFNPGGYTSTFIIDVLARRSVLLKSFRDRPPIDAGHASGNRLLNRPTILVINEESTSNAEIMAESYRRLGLGQVVGRASAGAVISTSTHYLIDGTPFFLPHLKVATLEGDDLEGTGRAVDLDVSLPLGEWARGTDRQLDAAVAALLAQIDA from the coding sequence ATGAACGAACACCCGGCCCACGCTCGCCCGTACCTGCGCACTCCACGTGTCGCGCCCGATGGTTCGCGCATCGCGTTTGTGTATGCCTACGATATCTGGCTGGCGCCGATCGATGGCGGCAACGCCGAGCGCCTGACGCTACACCGCGCCGGCCATACCTCGCCATGCTGGTCGCCCGATGGCCGCCAGCTGGCCTTTAGCTCGTGGCGTGCCGGCCCGCTCGACGTGTATGCGCTGACGCTCGATGGCGCCGCGCCGCGCCGTATTACCGCTCACTCAGGTGCCAACCAGGCCGAGGCATGGTCGGCCGATGGCGCGCAGATCTTCTTCAGCTCGTGGCGCGAGCAGCAGGGCAGCGCGATCTACCGCGTGGAGGCCGCAGGCGACACGCCAATACGCTGGCTGAGCCAGCCCTACGAGCAGATCAACCACCTGAGCGTGTCGCCCGACGGCCAGGCGCTGGCGTTCAATATTGTGCGCGACGCATGGTGGCGGCGTGGGCCTAACCCCTACGGCGGGGCCGAGCTGTGGATCGTGAGCAATGCGCCCGGCGCAAGCGACTACCGCAGGCTGAGCGAGTATGCCGGCCTGAATCGCTGGCCGCTGTGGGCGCCCGACGCCGGCGGGCTGTACTTCGTCTCCGACCGCGATGGTACCGAGAATATCTGGTTCCAGCCGATTGCGCGCGGCCCGGCCGAGCAGATCACCCGCTTCACCGAGGGCCGCCTGCTGTGGCCTTCGATCAGCGCCGACGGCGCCACGATCGTGTTCGAGCGCGAGTTTGCAATCTGGCGGCTCGACCTGGCCAGCCGCACCGCTGCACCCGTACCGATCCGCCTCGGCGCCGATACGCGCATCGGCCCGGCCAGCGTCGAGACGCTTAACCGCGCCAGCGAGCTGGCGCTGGCCCCCGACGGTAAGAAGATCGCGTTTGCCGCCCACGGCGAGGTGTTCGCCGACTTCGCCGACAAAGAGACCGATAAAGAGCAGCGCCAGGGCGTGTCGTTTCGTATCACCAACACGCCATTCCGCGAGCAAGGCATCGACTGGGCGCCCGACAGCCGCGCGCTGGCGTATACCTCCGATCGCCACGGCGACGAGGAGATCTACCGCTACGATTTCACGGCCCGCGCCGAGACGCGCCTGACCACCAGCCAGCGGCCCAAGCACATGCCAGTACACTCGCCCGACGGCAAGTGGATCGCCTACGCCTGTGGCGACGACGAGATCCGCCTGATCGGGGTTGCCAGCGGCGAAGACCGCGCGTTTGTGCGCGCGACGCTCGACCACAGCCAGTTCGCCTGGTCGCCCGATAGCGCCTGGCTGGTGTTCACCGCCGAAGATAGCCACCAATTCGAAAACCTGTACGTCCAGCACATCGAAGCGACCAGCGCGCGCCAGATCACATTCCTGAGCAACTTGCAGTCGGTCGGCCCGATCTGGTCGCCGAACGGCCGCTTCATCATCTTCACCACGTACCAGGATCGGGACGAACGGCAGATCGCGCGGGTCGACCTGCGACCGCCGACGCCGTTCTTCCGCGAGGCCGAGTTCGACAAGCTGTTCGATGCTAAAGAGTCCAGGCCCGAAACGCCCGAGCCGGCGCCTGCGCCTACGCCCCAGCCCGAGCACTACCCCACGCCCCAGCCCGAGCCGCTCGAGTCGCCGGCCGGCACGCCCACGCCGCCCGAGCCACCCGAGCCGCCGGCATCCGCGCCAGCGCTCGATGAACCAGCCGCACCATCGACCAAGCCACCAGCCGCTGCCGGCGTGCAGATCGTGTTCGAGGGCATCGAGCGGCGGCTGCGCCTGATTACGCCCCCGCAGATGAACGCCAGCGCCCAGTGCATCAGCCCCGACAGCCGCGACCTGATCTTCCGCGCTACCGTGGCCGGCAAAGCTAACCTGTGGACCATGCCGCTCGACGAGGCGCGCCAGCAGCACGCGCCGCGCCAGCTGACCAGCGGCCCGGCGGCCAAGTGGGATGCCCAGTTCGCGCCTGATGGCAAGTCGTTCTATTGCCTCGACGACGGCAAGGTGGTGGTGCGCAAATTCCCCGGCGGTGAAGCGACCCAGCTGCCGATCAGCGCCGAGGTGTCGATCGACTTTCAGCGCGAGAAGCACCAGATCTTCGATGAATGCTGGCGGCTGCTGCGCGACCGCTTCTACGACCCGACCTTCCGCGGGCTCGATTGGAACGCCGTGCGCGCGCAGTTCGCAGCACCGGTGGCCGGCGCTCAGACCACCGGCGAGCTGCACGAGATCATCCGGCTGATGATCGGCGAGCTGCGCGCCTCGCACCTCGGCATTGGCGGCGGCGGTGGCGATAGCCAGTACGGCTATACCGGGCTGCTGTTCGACCCGGCCGAGCAGGCGCGCAGCGGGCGGCTGGTCGTGGCGGCGATCGTGCCCGACAGCCCGGCCGCGCTGGCCGCCGACGACCAGCCGATCGCGATCGGCGACGAGTTGGTTGCCGTGCAGGGCGTGGCGCTACAGCCGGGCGACAACCTCGACGCGCAGATGGATCGCACCGTCGGCCGGCGCCTGCTGCTGCGCCTGGCCGCCCCCGGTGGTGGCGCGGCCCGCGAGGTAGCCATTCGCCCGATCGCCGCCGGCGCCTATGGCGACCTGCGCTACCGCGAGTGGGTGTACGCCAACGAGGCCTACGTGCATCGCATCAGCGGCGGCCGGCTGGGCTATGTCCACATCCGGCGCATGAACTACGAGGCGTACCAGCAGTTCATGGTCGATCTCGACAGCGAAACCTACAGCAAAGCCGGTGTCGTGATCGATATTCGCTTCAACCCCGGCGGCTATACCTCGACCTTCATTATCGACGTGCTGGCGCGGCGCAGCGTGCTGCTGAAATCGTTCCGCGACCGGCCGCCGATCGACGCCGGCCACGCCAGCGGCAACCGGCTGCTGAACCGGCCGACCATCCTGGTGATCAACGAGGAGTCGACCTCCAACGCCGAGATCATGGCCGAAAGCTACCGCCGGCTTGGGCTGGGCCAGGTGGTCGGGCGCGCCAGCGCTGGCGCGGTGATCAGCACCTCGACGCACTACCTGATCGATGGCACGCCGTTCTTCCTACCGCACCTCAAAGTCGCTACGCTCGAGGGCGACGACCTCGAAGGCACCGGGCGCGCCGTCGATCTCGACGTGAGCCTGCCGCTGGGCGAGTGGGCGCGCGGCACCGACCGCCAGCTCGACGCGGCAGTCGCAGCGTTGCTGGCGCAGATCGATGCGTGA
- a CDS encoding SDR family oxidoreductase yields the protein MKQLDGQVVLITGAGGGFGRELIRQLLPHGCRLILTDLRHAPLQAAAEWAAVRVGQGVPGRIIGMLAADLATPGGADAVYEQARAIAPIDILVNNAGIGMSGPIEAIPPARWEALMQINLLAPMRLTARCVPAMIARRSGHIVNVSSVAGLVGAPGLAAYCAAKFGLRGFSEALAADLRPHAVDVTAIYPFFARTPILESERFGAAPPTRLPERLIYDPAFVVARLIDGIQRRTLHVYPGAIPRQIDLLRRVAPWALDLMAR from the coding sequence ATGAAACAGCTCGACGGCCAGGTTGTGCTGATCACCGGCGCAGGCGGCGGGTTTGGGCGCGAGCTGATCCGCCAGCTGCTGCCGCATGGCTGCCGGCTGATCCTCACCGATCTGCGCCACGCGCCGCTGCAGGCTGCGGCCGAGTGGGCGGCCGTGCGCGTGGGCCAGGGCGTGCCGGGCCGGATCATTGGCATGCTTGCCGCCGACCTGGCGACGCCCGGTGGCGCCGACGCCGTGTACGAGCAGGCCCGCGCGATTGCGCCGATCGACATACTGGTGAACAACGCGGGGATCGGCATGTCCGGCCCGATCGAGGCCATCCCGCCGGCGCGCTGGGAGGCCTTGATGCAGATCAACCTGCTCGCGCCCATGCGCCTCACGGCCCGGTGTGTGCCGGCCATGATCGCGCGGCGCAGCGGCCACATTGTGAATGTGTCGTCGGTGGCCGGCCTGGTGGGTGCGCCGGGGCTGGCGGCATATTGCGCGGCAAAGTTTGGCCTGCGCGGCTTCTCCGAGGCGTTGGCCGCAGATCTGCGGCCGCATGCTGTCGATGTGACGGCGATCTATCCGTTCTTCGCGCGCACGCCCATCCTGGAATCCGAGCGGTTTGGTGCGGCGCCGCCCACGCGCCTGCCCGAGCGGCTGATCTATGATCCGGCCTTCGTGGTGGCCCGGCTGATCGACGGCATACAACGCCGCACGCTCCACGTATACCCCGGCGCGATCCCGCGCCAGATTGATCTGCTGCGGCGCGTGGCGCCCTGGGCGCTCGACCTGATGGCGCGCTGA
- a CDS encoding sulfite exporter TauE/SafE family protein, producing MTTLGFVLIGLAALAGGLVNALAGGGTLITFPMLTAVGIPAVAASVTNTVALCPGYLGATLAQAGDLRGQRRRLLLLLPASVIGGVAGGILLLNTGERVFRALVPFLILLAAVLLAVQDPLRRWLTRRGGQAGTPPREGWAALPVGLAAVYGGYFGAGLSVIVLAVLGLALDDSLTRLNGLKQAIALGVNVAAAVFFLFSGQVVWPAALVMAAGALAGGALGGRLAGRIKPTVLRRVVVIVGVLVALVYLVR from the coding sequence ATGACCACGCTAGGATTTGTGCTGATCGGGTTGGCAGCGCTGGCCGGCGGCCTGGTGAACGCCCTGGCCGGCGGCGGCACGCTGATCACCTTCCCCATGCTTACGGCGGTGGGCATCCCGGCCGTGGCCGCCAGTGTGACCAACACCGTGGCGCTGTGCCCAGGCTACCTGGGCGCCACGCTGGCCCAGGCTGGCGATCTGCGCGGCCAGCGCCGGCGGCTGCTGCTGCTGCTGCCGGCCAGCGTGATCGGTGGGGTCGCCGGCGGCATATTGCTGCTGAACACCGGCGAGCGCGTGTTTCGCGCGCTGGTGCCGTTCCTGATCTTGCTGGCGGCCGTGCTGCTGGCCGTGCAAGATCCTCTGCGCAGGTGGCTCACCCGGCGCGGCGGGCAGGCCGGCACACCGCCGCGCGAGGGCTGGGCCGCGCTGCCGGTGGGCCTGGCGGCCGTGTACGGCGGCTACTTCGGCGCCGGCCTGAGCGTGATCGTGCTGGCCGTGCTCGGGCTGGCGCTCGACGACTCGCTGACGCGGCTGAATGGGCTGAAGCAGGCAATCGCGCTTGGTGTGAACGTGGCCGCCGCCGTGTTCTTCCTTTTCTCGGGCCAGGTGGTCTGGCCGGCCGCGCTGGTAATGGCGGCCGGCGCACTGGCTGGTGGCGCGCTGGGCGGCCGGCTGGCCGGCCGGATCAAGCCGACCGTGCTACGCCGGGTTGTCGTAATTGTTGGCGTGCTGGTCGCGCTGGTGTACCTGGTGCGCTAA
- a CDS encoding CoA transferase, with protein MNQPLAGVRVLDLTRLLPGAFCTLIFADLGADVLKIEEPGRGDYLRAFPPLGRTQSVLFTALNRGKRSLTLNLKTEQGQAILLDLVRRADVLIESFRPGVLARMGLGYAELAAANPRLIVCAISGYGQDGPLSGRAGHDLNYLGYAGALPLLAPRGGGQPIVPGLQLADLGGGAFPAAIAILAALLERERSGRGQLLGISMTANIVHWLALAAAQHWATGSAPPGGRGPLSGGYACYSVYATADDRALTVAAVEPHFWANLCRMLGRDTYIALQYAGWAEQQRMFADLDALFASQTLSWWLEFFGDVEVCVGPVLGLSEALALHAERTFVLDQPGEGPLHQLGGLFGSTAARPAPALGEHTDEALLGLGLSEAEIVGLRVTGVV; from the coding sequence ATGAACCAACCGCTCGCCGGGGTGCGCGTGCTCGACCTGACACGTCTGCTGCCGGGCGCGTTCTGCACGCTGATATTCGCCGACCTGGGTGCCGATGTTTTGAAGATCGAGGAGCCTGGCCGCGGCGATTACTTGCGTGCCTTCCCGCCGCTGGGCCGCACACAGAGCGTCCTGTTCACCGCGCTGAATCGTGGCAAGCGTAGCCTGACGCTCAATCTGAAGACCGAGCAAGGGCAGGCGATCTTGCTCGATCTGGTGCGCCGCGCCGATGTGCTGATCGAGAGCTTCCGGCCGGGCGTGCTGGCGCGGATGGGCCTGGGCTACGCCGAGCTGGCGGCCGCCAACCCGCGCCTGATCGTGTGCGCAATCAGCGGCTATGGCCAGGATGGCCCGCTTAGCGGGCGCGCCGGGCACGACCTGAACTACCTGGGCTATGCCGGCGCGCTGCCGCTGCTGGCACCGCGCGGCGGCGGCCAGCCGATCGTGCCGGGCCTGCAGCTCGCCGACCTGGGCGGCGGCGCATTCCCTGCGGCGATCGCCATCCTGGCGGCGCTGCTCGAGCGCGAGCGCAGCGGGCGCGGCCAGCTACTTGGCATCTCAATGACCGCGAATATCGTCCACTGGCTGGCGCTGGCCGCCGCGCAGCACTGGGCCACCGGCAGTGCGCCGCCAGGCGGGCGCGGGCCGCTCTCGGGCGGCTACGCCTGCTATAGCGTGTACGCCACCGCCGACGATCGCGCGCTTACGGTTGCGGCGGTTGAGCCGCATTTCTGGGCCAACCTGTGCCGCATGCTCGGCCGCGATACGTATATCGCGCTCCAGTATGCCGGCTGGGCCGAGCAGCAGCGCATGTTTGCCGACCTCGACGCGCTGTTTGCCAGCCAGACTCTCAGCTGGTGGCTCGAGTTCTTTGGCGATGTCGAGGTGTGCGTCGGCCCGGTGCTCGGGCTGAGCGAGGCGCTGGCGCTGCACGCCGAGCGCACGTTCGTGCTCGATCAGCCCGGCGAGGGGCCACTACACCAGCTGGGCGGCCTGTTTGGCAGCACGGCCGCGCGGCCGGCCCCGGCGCTGGGCGAGCACACCGACGAAGCGCTGCTCGGGCTGGGGCTGAGCGAGGCCGAGATCGTCGGGCTGCGCGTTACCGGCGTGGTATAG
- a CDS encoding gamma-glutamyl-gamma-aminobutyrate hydrolase family protein, giving the protein MPAHTQARPLIGIIGNRYLRANTTSTMLAGIGEKYVYAIEAAGGVPVLIYLTEDHDALDRLYSLCAGLVFAGGEDVDPKHFGAERHPNLGTVVWLRDAVELALARRAQADRKPMLGICRGIQVLNVALGGTLYQDIPAELPGSADHYASSKQPARAHAAHTVALAPDSWLAARLGTDTLAVNSFHHQSVKAVAPGLRVTGRAADGVIEAVESTGAGFVLGVQCHPEELWDQAEPRWARMFAGFVAEVRARQSADPVALGE; this is encoded by the coding sequence ATGCCAGCACACACGCAAGCTCGCCCGCTGATTGGGATTATCGGCAACCGCTACCTGCGTGCGAATACCACCAGCACGATGCTGGCGGGTATCGGCGAGAAGTACGTCTATGCCATCGAGGCGGCCGGTGGGGTGCCTGTGTTGATCTACCTGACCGAGGATCACGATGCGCTTGATCGGCTGTACAGCCTGTGCGCCGGGCTGGTGTTCGCCGGCGGCGAGGATGTCGATCCGAAGCACTTTGGGGCCGAGCGCCACCCGAACCTGGGCACAGTCGTGTGGCTGCGCGACGCGGTTGAGCTGGCGTTGGCGCGCCGCGCCCAGGCCGATCGCAAGCCCATGCTGGGGATCTGCCGGGGCATCCAGGTGCTGAATGTGGCGCTCGGCGGCACGCTCTACCAGGACATCCCGGCCGAGCTGCCGGGCAGCGCCGATCACTATGCCTCGAGCAAGCAGCCCGCGCGCGCGCACGCCGCGCATACCGTCGCGCTCGCGCCTGACTCGTGGCTGGCCGCGCGGCTCGGCACCGATACGCTCGCTGTGAACAGCTTCCACCACCAGTCGGTCAAGGCTGTCGCGCCGGGGCTGCGCGTCACTGGCCGCGCGGCCGATGGCGTGATCGAGGCGGTCGAAAGTACCGGCGCGGGCTTCGTGCTCGGCGTGCAGTGCCACCCCGAAGAGCTATGGGATCAGGCCGAGCCGCGCTGGGCGCGCATGTTCGCGGGGTTTGTGGCCGAGGTGCGCGCCCGGCAGTCAGCCGACCCAGTAGCCCTTGGCGAATAG
- a CDS encoding DUF2723 domain-containing protein gives MVAIESLSLQVRRRAIAWRNVLAFGLPFTLFLLTLAPTVYNLDSAELTTAAATGGITRATGYPLYLMLGWLWSWLPLGDVGYRLNLFSAFNGALTIALAERILRRWQVGAWASFGALGLLACAPYFWWLSSIAEVYTLHTALMAGLLLALLRWAEAPSPQRLALAGLIAGLGLSHHAATVLLAPGCLWLVSVVAPRRAFAPRSLLAALGALALGLCAYLYLPLRYGALPAFNYAGTYASDGSFRPVDLQTPAGLWWLISGRAFAGQMLAYRGTELWAELRDFATHFWRAFLAIGIGPGLIGMAVLLRRNWRVGGMTVLVFVCSAGFYIDYRVVDKETMFLPTYLIWALWMGVGYQWLLNWLAAGWPPTRVQRAERVLHGVMLAAVLYAALWNYGQVDASHDWSARQRGEAVLRELPPGALVLGWWDTVPVVEYLQLVERQRPDVQAINRFLIAPDALRQLVLREAARRPVYIDSPPPDLPMQLLALPRGELYQLTLRAAPGRCAAMPGRYFGFDVPELC, from the coding sequence ATGGTTGCGATCGAGTCGCTTTCGCTGCAAGTGCGCCGGCGCGCCATCGCATGGCGTAACGTGCTGGCGTTTGGCTTGCCGTTCACGCTGTTCCTGCTGACGCTCGCGCCCACGGTGTACAACCTGGATAGCGCCGAGCTGACCACTGCCGCCGCTACCGGCGGCATCACCCGCGCGACAGGCTACCCGCTCTACTTGATGCTCGGCTGGCTCTGGTCGTGGCTGCCGCTCGGCGATGTTGGCTACCGGCTGAACCTGTTCTCGGCCTTCAACGGAGCGCTGACGATCGCGCTGGCCGAGCGGATCTTGCGGCGCTGGCAGGTAGGCGCATGGGCCAGTTTTGGCGCGCTGGGGCTGCTGGCCTGCGCGCCGTACTTCTGGTGGCTCTCGTCGATCGCCGAGGTGTATACGTTGCACACCGCGCTGATGGCCGGCTTGCTCCTGGCGTTGTTGCGCTGGGCCGAGGCGCCCTCGCCGCAGCGGCTGGCGCTGGCCGGGCTGATAGCCGGTTTGGGCCTGAGCCACCATGCCGCTACGGTGCTGCTGGCGCCCGGCTGCCTGTGGCTCGTGAGCGTGGTGGCGCCACGGCGTGCGTTCGCACCGCGCTCGCTGCTGGCCGCGCTTGGCGCGCTGGCGCTAGGCCTGTGCGCCTACCTCTACCTGCCGCTGCGCTATGGCGCGCTGCCGGCGTTCAACTATGCCGGAACCTATGCCAGCGACGGCAGCTTTCGGCCGGTCGATCTCCAGACACCCGCCGGGCTGTGGTGGCTGATCTCGGGGCGCGCGTTTGCCGGCCAGATGCTGGCGTATCGCGGCACCGAGCTGTGGGCCGAGCTGCGCGACTTCGCGACCCATTTCTGGCGCGCATTCCTGGCGATTGGCATCGGGCCGGGCCTGATCGGCATGGCTGTGCTGCTGCGCCGCAACTGGCGCGTTGGTGGAATGACGGTGCTGGTATTCGTGTGCAGCGCGGGCTTCTACATCGACTATCGGGTAGTCGATAAGGAGACCATGTTTCTGCCCACCTACCTGATCTGGGCGCTCTGGATGGGGGTAGGCTACCAGTGGCTGCTGAACTGGCTGGCTGCCGGGTGGCCGCCCACGCGCGTGCAGCGGGCCGAGCGGGTGCTGCATGGCGTGATGCTGGCAGCCGTGCTGTATGCCGCGCTCTGGAACTACGGCCAGGTCGATGCCTCGCACGATTGGAGCGCGCGGCAGCGTGGCGAGGCCGTGCTGCGCGAATTGCCGCCGGGCGCGCTGGTGCTGGGCTGGTGGGATACCGTGCCGGTTGTGGAATACCTACAGCTGGTGGAGCGCCAGCGACCTGATGTACAGGCGATCAACCGGTTCTTGATCGCGCCCGACGCGCTGCGCCAGCTGGTGCTACGCGAGGCCGCGCGCCGCCCGGTGTACATCGACAGCCCGCCGCCCGACCTGCCCATGCAACTGCTGGCCCTGCCGCGTGGCGAGCTGTACCAGCTAACGCTGCGCGCGGCGCCAGGCCGCTGTGCGGCTATGCCGGGGCGTTATTTTGGGTTCGATGTGCCAGAACTGTGTTAG